From the Trifolium pratense cultivar HEN17-A07 linkage group LG4, ARS_RC_1.1, whole genome shotgun sequence genome, the window AGAAATGAATAAGTGTTCAAACAAAAAGAATTGTTGAAGAAGAattgttgtatgaaaaaaaaaaaaattgattggtaATAACATAGTAGAAGCAAAAATACTACGTATCACCGGGAATTCCAtcgatttttttaatttatacaaaTTCAGTTTGGAAGTAACTAATGctcaaaataagataaaaagcATGGAACTAGACAAATAACCAAGCTAAGCAGTTTGTGTGTAACAAAGGTTGTTCCATGAAAGTATCCTTCAAACAAAGTGAATGATACAAGATAAAAATGTATTAGAAATGGACATTAGATTGGTCTCTAAGGTTTATAGAATTTTTACAAGTATTGATGTTATCCTATCAAAAACCATGTAACAAGAGAATCATGTTGTCTACAAACCtcctatgttttttttcttcggATAGGCAAATGTAAATAATTAGCTGTTAACTCATAACTCAAACttttgtcacaaaaaaaaaaaaaaaaaaactcataactCAAACCAGTTGAACTATCCCACCCGTCTAATCTACTGTGTTTCATGGTTCTGACTAATGGAACGAAGGAATGAAAAATTTGTTCGAAactatttattttgatatataggAAACGATAGAAATGGGTTCCACTAATCATAGAGATAATACAAGAATTGATAATCCAAGGAAAATAACTAGAATGACATTTTAATGAACAAGTACCCAACAAACGCCAAAAGCTAGCATTTTCTGATGTGTTCTATCACCAAATTTGACAAATGCTAACATATTACTGTGATGGGAAATGAGACTCCCCAAATTACATAATAATACATCAAATAATCCTTCACATAATTCAAAGTACAGTGTCACCAAACTTGTGAACAAAAAATTCATGTAGCACAGGTGTCTATAAGAATTAGCTAACAAAATTCTCTGTCTAAAGCAAAAAGCTATTCCAGAAAAACAAAACTGATTATTTCGGAAGTTAATCCGACGTCCTTTGCATATAATTTTCAGAAGTCAGGACTTGCTTGCTCATATCTATTTGATGCTTTTAACAAATGTTACAGACAGAGTAATCTGTAGTGGAACCGATGAATGGTGAATATTCTAAATTGAGTTTTATTTAGGTGATGGTTCCGGTATCTTTCTGCTCATTGTAATCTTGGAAAAAGGACTTTCCAGCTTCATATGTAGACCAGCAAATAGCGGCCGCAGGAGCATGAAAGAGCATCCTTGGAACCCATCCTCGCATGAGCCCTTTGTAACCATCCTTTTTCACTATTGTTTTAATAACATCACCAATTGAACCACTTTTGAACCTATCACACCCACATACACCCTGCACCATGAAACCAATGTCAAGATAAATTCCCCAAGGGAAGGAAAGATAGGGCTTAAAAAATTGCTGTCTAACTCCCTCTGATTTACTATCATTCTTTAGTCATTTTATAAACGATTTACCATCACTCTCAACCCAAGGATACCCAACATTCATTCATATAATAAAGTTGCTGAACAATCAATTTCCAAATAAAGTATCAACTTGATTAAACACTATATCACATAATAGGACAACAATAACAATCAAAGCATTTTCAACTAGATGGAGTGACTAGTGATTACATGAATCAAACTACACCGTAATGCTCTAACATAAAATAACATATATCCAAAAATAATTCAAACCATGATTGTATAAACCCTAACTAATTTGAAacctttttttattagaaaatattaAGTTATTCTGACTTAGTGCATGGAGCATGGTCTTATAAACCCCCAAATAAACAATGGGAAGATGATAAAAGTTTCTAAGGATGCTAATCTATACAAGAGGATCTTGCCAGCTACTCAACCAACATAAGATTTTACATTAGAATCATAAAATTCCAGTCATCCAATtttatattagtgatcaaaatgcAACAATTGAAAGGAACATTTGAAACTACTAAATGCAACAATACAGTTTGTGGTTCATCATATAATATCACCCTGTATTTCATTCTTTCTCATAACTGGCATGTATATGTAATATATCACTTCTATCTAAACTAGTATCGAAAAGTAAATGTGTTACTTATTACTTATTAGCAATCAATCATCATTTTCAAACGATAAACTTTTACAATTTGTGGTAGGATAGACACCATgcatctatatattattaactaATGTGTATATGTGTGTGTACAATACATCATGCATGTTTCTTGTCTTGATATAAGCCCAAAGTGCATGGGTGTTGGGAGGGATTTGGATCATTTACAGTGTTGTCAACGGCGGATGCCAAAACATGGAGGAAGGCCAAAAATCCGCTATATAAAAACACCATTGCAGCCTACGGTGCCTCCATGACGGGCATCCTTTCAAAAATTGGCTATGGCGGCTGTCAAAAAATCTGCCACAGCTCACCATGACATCCATTTAACAACACTTTCCCTCTACAACATTTCATTTCCCTCCTAATCAACTCCTCATTTCCCCCATCTTCTCTCTCCTACCACACGCATTCTTATGGTTGAAGAGGGATGTGTGCATGAGAGGATCCAACTTCACGTATAAGATAAGAAAGAAACAAGTGGGACAAGGAGGGAGAGGGAGAAAGAGAGGagacaaaaggaaaaataacataatgTACGTGGAAGGAGTGGAGTGGAGGAAGTGGATGACGGAATCATTAAAGtaggagggagagagagagagagagagagagagaatgattATATGGAGAAGGAATAGGTTTCCTGGaattaaaaagtgatttttaagGTGGCAGCGAGGTTGAGCAAGGAGCTATTCCTTCAGGGTCAAGGcattatttgtttttctatatCTTGTAAGGAGTATCGCTCCATCTTCATTGTTATTTCATTTAATATACAGTTCTGGAATTATACAGTAACAGGGGATTTGTGCATTCTGCACTTGGTGCCTATCATATCTTAAGCAagtaatgcaaattaaataagGTGTTGGTACTAATAAAAGTAATTAACGGTAAACTTTATACTTAGGTAGTCAATCCCAGATACGGCACAGAGTGGCGAGCGAAACCCCAAAATGGGATAGCGGGATAGCTTATCAATTTTTGGTCATTTAttactaaaaaatattatttttatttgattatgttactttgttatttttgttttttggtacatattatttgtttattattgcTAACTACTAGTAGTATTGTTTTCTTTCAAAGCCTAAGGCACTCAAAGTCAAAGGCCCAGAGTTTATCTTCTCCCCTCTAATTTAACCTAGCAAAACATACAGACATACAGTGCAACCACTGTAAATCAAGCAAGTCACTGTTTTCTCCCTTCGAATTATGGTTCTTCAATTCTTCTTCATCTCTCAAAATTCTACTGTGATTTTTCACTGCTTCTTGGTCCAGATACGTGCACTGCGCAGTGACTCCACAATGGTAGCGACGTGTGCCATGTTGTTCTTCACTAATGCATCTGTGGCGGCCTCGACAGTGATACGCGAAACACCTGGCATCACAGTAGCCCCCAACGGTTGCTCCACATCGCTGTGATTGCACCGCTACTGACCTCGTTAACTACCTAGCTTTTACTGGTTTCTTGACTGTCAGTCAGTCATCAGTTAAGAGAAGTGTCTGACATGTTacttaaaatgttttttattctaaGTAATAAACTAATGGCCTAGCCTGGTAGCATGCTGGCACCCAAATTCTGTTTTATTATTGAAATTAGATAGAAAAAGAAAACTCATTAATGATGAAAGAGGAGGATAACAAATCGTACACACCGGAAGAGGCTTcagaaaaggaataaaaaaaaataatgcaacAAGGCTACCCAAACTCTCTGTTGTGTAACATAATAGCATCTAGAAGCAGCCCAAACCCAGTAACATAAATTCATTTTGGAGCACCTAAGGCTGGGTTTTGATCCTCATTCAGTCTCGTAAACTCACACTCAAGCCATTTTTATGCTTTAGCCATCCCCTTAACATGTCTTACGAATTTAACAACAAAGTCCTATAAAAAAACGTAGGAGATGGCCACATAAAATTGACTCTATTGGTTCAAACACCAAACTACTTACAGAATATTGGTCcccaaaagttttaaaaatcaTTCCCTAACCATTTTAACAGCACTAATAGTAACCTTTTTCCACTAAAGAGGGTCAATTACATAgatcaaatcaaacaacatcatAACATCTTATAATGAATCATATCTAAAAAAActacttaactcaaaatcattcaTAATAGATTAATTTGAACTATCCAACCCATAGCTATACAACTATCCAACCTTCTATTAGTAATCCCCAACCAATAGAAACCAGACTAATTACCATTTGCTTCACTTTTTTGCACACTGGCTCTGCCGTAACAAACATGGAAACACTACCTAAACACATAATTTTCCTATTAAACTAACATTACCAAAACACACACTGACATCCAAGCTCAAACCAAAAAATAACCATTGCATTCCATTGTGGTCAATAGCAGTTTGTACTAAATAGTATATCATGGAATATTTGCGaattgttcaaattctgctatgcaATAGACGCTATTCAAAAACTTTGTTGTATTTACAAGTCACAAACACAGAAATAGAGCACATAAGCGCAGAATACACAAATTCCCAAAAAAGCACATCATCCAATTCATATGCTAAACTTTAATGGCATGACCTATTACTAAGcaattcaaaatcaataatttattactactattgttatagatatagcTATACCTGACACTGCAATTGAGTTTTAACAACATCAAGTGGTGTTGTAACAGCAGCAGCCAAACCACCCGCCGCAGCACCAGCCGTAGCATGAATAATCAACCGTTCATCATCAACACTCTCCGGTGAAACCTCATTCAATGCCTGTTTCGCTGCCTCATAAGTCGCGAAATGCACAGCCGTAAAAGGCGCATTCATCAAAACAGTAGTCCTATAACTAGCATAAAAAGCACCAAACCCTTCCTCACTCATAACCCTCTTAAcacaatcaaaaacacctttataaCCACTATTACTCAACTGCAATCTCTGTTTCACCATATCCATCGGCGTAAAAACAGCGTCGCTCGAAATCGTGGCACAAACACCAGAAGCAGCATGAGCAACAGCATTATTAGGGTTCCCTTGTGAgaacttttttttacaagtctCATAAACTGAAAAATAAACGGCGTGTGCCGGACCCGCGCCAAGGCCCATTGCACCGATACCACGGTATAACGCCGACGGACCTTCCGATTGAAGAATTGAACGCAAAGCTTGACGAACTGAAACGGATCGAATTGGACAGGATGTGATTGCTTGCATGTGAGTTTTAACGGTGTCAACCGGAAACATTGCCATGTGCTCTATGCAACCGGCGATGGATCCGGCAATCATGAACTGCCAGAAGTGAAGACCGTCGTGAGTTGACGGCGTTAGGGTTTGGAAATCGGGTCGGAAATCTGGGTTTTGGAATTTTGCTCTTGCTTCTGTTGCCATGGTTTTGGCGAAAATTAACAAATTggagaaaaaaactaaaattaactaATAAGATTAGTAAAAATAAGGATTGAGAAATTGGGGATTAGGGTTTGAAGAAGGTGTAAAATTGGGGGTTTTGTGTTTTGGATTGAGAAATTGATAGGGTTTTGTTGTCCCATAAACGAGGAGAAGgattgggatttttttttttgtcgaagGTGGTTATGAGATTGAAGATTTTGATTTGGGGATTTTGGGAGTTAAAGAAAGGGTAATGAATTCGATTGAAATTGAATAATGGGATTGCGTGGTAGACTTTGCTTTGATGAAGTTATAAATCCATCATGCTAGGGTTCCAAATATTTGGGAATGAGATTTTTCTTACATTCCCATTAttatttaatactccctccggtcctttttataagaaacactttggaatttttatttggtcctttttataagaaacactttgacacaatttcATTTGTACctttattaaatacaatcaaataattcattataatgctagtgcattaattagagaagtctatttctcatactagtcaaaggttagttttggaatataacataaaatgatagaatcattaatgagaaaatttaccttccttggtctgtgtgattttgtcaaagtgtttcttataataaggaccggagggagtataattattattatttttttgacaaaatttaatattttttttgtacatatgacaaaatttaatttaattatattaatatcTACAAATGATAAAACTATTATAAATTCACATGGATTTGTGGTTCGAATTCAGACGTTCGCGCTATCAATTTTGGCATTTTTATCCGTTGAACTAAGACTCTATTTGGGAAGAcaaataagttagtttatagctTGTAACTTATAAGCTAACAACTCTGTTTTGGAACTGTCTTTTCGTTATGaggttatagcttattttactagcttataacttattttcgaGATGCTATTTCAAACAACTTATAGGTTATAACTTTATTCCCAggtattttagaaaaaatatgtttggttcaTATTAACTACATTCCTAGGAATTATTGATAAAAGTGGGTAAA encodes:
- the LOC123923459 gene encoding mitoferrin-like: MATEARAKFQNPDFRPDFQTLTPSTHDGLHFWQFMIAGSIAGCIEHMAMFPVDTVKTHMQAITSCPIRSVSVRQALRSILQSEGPSALYRGIGAMGLGAGPAHAVYFSVYETCKKKFSQGNPNNAVAHAASGVCATISSDAVFTPMDMVKQRLQLSNSGYKGVFDCVKRVMSEEGFGAFYASYRTTVLMNAPFTAVHFATYEAAKQALNEVSPESVDDERLIIHATAGAAAGGLAAAVTTPLDVVKTQLQCQGVCGCDRFKSGSIGDVIKTIVKKDGYKGLMRGWVPRMLFHAPAAAICWSTYEAGKSFFQDYNEQKDTGTIT